A single genomic interval of Noviherbaspirillum cavernae harbors:
- a CDS encoding tryptophan--tRNA ligase, translating into MLPDRVVSGMRPTGAMHLGHYHGALKNWIKMQSELPCLFFVADWHALTTHYDDPSIIETSTWDMLIDWLAAGIDPSKATLFIQSKVPEHAELHLLLSMTTPLSWLERVPTYKDQQEKLADRDLATYGFLGYPLLQAADVLIYRASLVPVGEDQIPHIEMMREIARRFNHLYGKEKGFEEKVQQAVKKLGGKAGKLYAELRTAYQEQGKEEALTQAKALLDQAQSLSLQDRERLFGHLEGSDKMILIEPQARLTESSRLPGLDGQKMSKSYGNSIALREDKESVIKKIRTMPTDPARVRRSDPGDPEKCPVWQLHQVYSGSDTKDWVMKGCKSAGIGCLECKQPVIDAVLKEQEPMRERAQQYLDDPSLVRAIVDDGCDKARKLAQETMRDVREAMGLNYR; encoded by the coding sequence ATGCTTCCTGACCGTGTCGTCTCCGGCATGCGCCCGACTGGTGCGATGCACCTTGGCCACTACCATGGGGCCCTCAAGAACTGGATCAAAATGCAATCCGAGTTGCCATGCCTTTTCTTTGTCGCGGATTGGCATGCGCTGACCACGCACTACGATGATCCCAGCATCATCGAGACCAGCACGTGGGACATGCTGATCGACTGGCTCGCTGCAGGTATTGATCCATCCAAGGCAACTCTCTTCATTCAATCCAAAGTGCCTGAACACGCCGAATTGCATCTGCTGCTGTCGATGACGACGCCACTCAGCTGGCTGGAGCGTGTGCCGACCTACAAGGACCAGCAGGAAAAGCTGGCCGACCGCGATCTGGCCACGTATGGTTTTTTGGGATACCCGTTGCTGCAGGCCGCCGATGTCCTGATCTATCGCGCCAGCCTCGTGCCGGTCGGCGAAGACCAGATCCCGCATATTGAAATGATGCGGGAAATCGCGCGCCGTTTTAATCATCTGTACGGCAAGGAAAAAGGCTTTGAAGAAAAGGTGCAGCAAGCGGTCAAGAAGCTCGGCGGCAAAGCGGGCAAGCTGTATGCCGAATTGCGTACCGCGTACCAGGAGCAGGGCAAGGAAGAGGCGCTGACCCAGGCGAAAGCTTTACTGGACCAGGCGCAGAGTCTGTCGCTGCAGGACCGCGAGAGACTGTTCGGTCATCTGGAAGGTAGCGACAAGATGATTTTGATCGAGCCGCAGGCAAGGCTTACCGAATCATCAAGATTGCCGGGCCTCGATGGACAGAAAATGTCGAAGAGCTATGGCAATTCGATCGCACTGCGCGAAGACAAGGAATCGGTCATCAAGAAGATTCGAACAATGCCAACCGATCCCGCGCGCGTGCGCCGCAGCGATCCGGGCGATCCGGAAAAATGCCCGGTATGGCAACTGCACCAGGTGTACTCCGGCAGTGATACCAAAGACTGGGTGATGAAAGGCTGCAAGTCGGCCGGCATCGGCTGCCTGGAGTGCAAGCAACCGGTAATCGATGCGGTACTGAAAGAGCAGGAACCGATGCGCGAACGTGCGCAACAATACCTCGACGATCCGTCGCTGGTCCGTGCGATCGTCGACGATGGATGTGACAAGGCGCGCAAGCTTGCACAGGAAACGATGCGGGATGTGCGTGAGGCGATGGGCTTGAACTATCGTTGA
- a CDS encoding site-2 protease family protein, which produces MNEIIQAIAVYALPVIFAITLHEAAHAYAAKYLGDATAYQQGRMSLNPIKHIDPFGTIIIPILLYIATAGAFLFGYARPVPVEWGNLRKPKRDMAWVALAGPAANLVMALLWMVLGILLRAMQVDEPFFMRVAHAGVWINLVIFAFNLLPIPPLDGGRIMTSLLPHKYAYKFAQLEPYGFFIVLALIFFNLSKYWIFPVISIAETVLMLLVFPLTLLLN; this is translated from the coding sequence ATGAACGAGATTATTCAAGCGATTGCAGTGTACGCACTGCCGGTGATTTTCGCGATCACTCTGCATGAAGCCGCCCATGCCTATGCGGCCAAATATCTGGGCGATGCAACCGCCTATCAGCAAGGACGGATGAGCTTGAATCCCATCAAGCACATCGATCCGTTCGGCACCATCATCATCCCCATACTGCTCTACATAGCGACCGCCGGCGCATTCTTGTTCGGCTACGCGAGACCGGTTCCGGTGGAGTGGGGCAACCTGCGCAAGCCCAAGCGTGACATGGCGTGGGTGGCATTGGCAGGCCCTGCCGCCAACCTCGTGATGGCCTTGTTGTGGATGGTGCTGGGGATACTGCTGCGCGCAATGCAGGTTGATGAACCGTTTTTCATGCGTGTGGCGCACGCCGGTGTATGGATCAATCTGGTGATCTTCGCATTCAACCTGCTGCCGATTCCGCCGCTCGATGGCGGGCGCATCATGACCAGCCTGTTGCCGCACAAGTATGCATACAAGTTTGCGCAGCTCGAGCCTTATGGTTTCTTCATAGTACTGGCACTCATCTTTTTCAATTTGTCGAAGTACTGGATTTTCCCGGTGATAAGCATCGCGGAAACGGTGCTCATGCTGCTCGTTTTTCCTCTGACTCTACTTTTGAACTGA
- a CDS encoding L-threonylcarbamoyladenylate synthase has translation MTQFFQIHPDNPQLRLLRQAAQIIRSGGIVALPTDSCYALVCQLDDKSAVERLRRIRDVDEKHHLTLLCRDLSEIAVYALVDNRQYRMLKTATPGPYTFILEATKEVPRRLSHPSRKTIGLRVPENLIARALLEELGQPLLGTTLILPGEVDALTEPDEMQEKLGRQIELVIDGGACSFEPTTVIDLTGAEPTLIRQGRGDARMFGL, from the coding sequence ATGACCCAATTTTTTCAAATCCACCCCGACAACCCGCAGCTTCGCCTGCTCAGGCAGGCAGCGCAAATCATCCGCTCCGGCGGCATTGTCGCGTTGCCGACCGACTCCTGCTATGCGCTCGTATGCCAGCTCGACGACAAGAGCGCGGTAGAGCGGTTGCGGCGCATCCGTGACGTGGATGAGAAGCATCATCTGACGCTGTTGTGCAGGGACTTGAGCGAGATTGCCGTGTATGCGCTGGTAGACAATCGCCAATACCGGATGCTGAAGACGGCGACTCCGGGGCCGTACACTTTCATTCTCGAAGCGACAAAGGAAGTTCCGCGCCGCCTGAGCCATCCATCACGCAAGACCATCGGACTGCGTGTGCCTGAAAATCTGATTGCACGCGCCTTGCTCGAAGAACTGGGCCAGCCCTTGCTGGGCACCACACTCATTCTGCCGGGTGAAGTCGATGCATTGACCGAGCCGGACGAAATGCAGGAGAAGCTCGGGCGGCAGATCGAGCTCGTCATTGATGGCGGTGCATGCAGCTTCGAGCCGACAACAGTGATTGACCTGACCGGCGCGGAGCCGACGTTGATACGTCAGGGGCGCGGCGATGCGCGGATGTTCGGCCTGTAA
- the htpX gene encoding protease HtpX, which translates to MKRIVLFLATNLAVMLVMSIVLSLLGVNRFLTANGLNLGTLMVYSLVVGFTGAIFSLLISKQMAKWSTGARVIDSPSSSTELWLVDTVKRLADRAGIAMPEVAVYDGEPNAFATGAFKNSALVAVSTGLLESMTKDEVEAVLGHEIAHVANGDMVTLTLIQGVVNTFVVFLARVVGYFVDKTLFRSNDDRPGVGYMITVFVCEILFGILASIIVAWFSRYREFRADAGSAKLLGSPQPMVKALARLGGLEPPVSMPKAFEAMGINGAPSGFSALFASHPPIEQRIAALRGAH; encoded by the coding sequence ATGAAAAGAATCGTGCTGTTTCTTGCAACCAACCTTGCTGTGATGCTGGTGATGTCGATTGTTCTGTCATTGCTCGGTGTCAATCGTTTTCTCACAGCAAACGGTTTGAACCTTGGCACATTGATGGTGTATTCGCTGGTGGTGGGCTTTACCGGCGCGATTTTTTCCCTGCTTATCAGCAAGCAGATGGCGAAGTGGTCGACCGGCGCACGCGTCATCGACTCGCCATCGTCGTCGACGGAGCTGTGGCTGGTCGACACTGTAAAGCGGCTGGCCGACCGCGCCGGCATCGCGATGCCGGAAGTCGCTGTGTACGATGGCGAGCCGAACGCGTTTGCCACCGGTGCATTCAAGAATTCAGCCTTGGTTGCGGTGTCCACCGGCCTGCTGGAAAGCATGACCAAGGACGAAGTCGAGGCCGTTCTCGGGCATGAAATCGCCCACGTCGCGAACGGCGACATGGTGACGCTGACCTTGATCCAGGGCGTCGTCAATACGTTTGTCGTGTTTCTGGCGCGCGTCGTTGGCTATTTTGTCGACAAAACACTGTTTCGCAGCAACGACGACCGTCCGGGTGTCGGTTACATGATCACGGTTTTCGTCTGTGAGATTCTGTTCGGTATCCTCGCGTCGATCATTGTTGCCTGGTTCTCCCGCTACCGCGAATTTCGCGCCGATGCCGGATCTGCGAAGTTGCTGGGCAGCCCGCAACCCATGGTGAAAGCACTTGCCCGTCTGGGGGGATTGGAACCGCCAGTGAGCATGCCAAAGGCCTTCGAGGCAATGGGAATCAATGGCGCACCCTCCGGCTTCTCGGCCTTGTTTGCGAGTCATCCGCCGATTGAGCAGCGCATCGCCGCGTTGCGAGGCGCGCACTGA
- a CDS encoding 3',5'-nucleoside bisphosphate phosphatase, producing the protein MLNVDLHSHSNVSDGALPPAGVAARAKANGVEVWALTDHDEIGGIKEAREAAAAFGLKYVPGVEISITWAGDTVHIVGLQIDETNETLVKGLAATRSGRERRAHEMAANLATVGIPDAFEGALKFVGNPDLISRTHFARYILELGVCKDIGEVFRRYLTEGNPGYVPHRWASLQEAVTWIRAAGGIAVVAHPGRYQFSDLELDIFLNEFKRLGGTAVEVVTGSHTIEEYEQFAKIAKTYGLLASRGSDFHAPGESHVDLGKLPPLPATLTPIWHDWRL; encoded by the coding sequence ATGCTCAACGTTGATCTTCATTCACACTCCAATGTCTCGGACGGCGCCTTGCCGCCGGCCGGTGTTGCGGCGCGCGCCAAGGCAAATGGCGTTGAAGTATGGGCATTGACCGATCACGATGAAATCGGCGGTATCAAGGAGGCGCGTGAAGCGGCTGCTGCATTCGGCTTGAAATATGTTCCGGGTGTGGAGATATCGATCACGTGGGCGGGCGATACCGTGCATATCGTTGGCCTGCAAATCGACGAAACCAATGAAACCCTGGTGAAGGGCTTGGCTGCCACCCGTTCGGGCCGTGAACGGCGTGCGCATGAAATGGCTGCCAATCTCGCGACAGTCGGTATTCCCGATGCATTTGAAGGCGCATTGAAGTTCGTGGGCAACCCGGATCTGATTTCGCGCACGCACTTCGCCCGCTATATTCTTGAATTGGGTGTGTGCAAGGACATCGGGGAAGTGTTTCGCCGTTACTTGACTGAAGGCAATCCTGGTTACGTGCCGCACCGATGGGCGAGCCTTCAGGAAGCGGTCACGTGGATTCGAGCCGCAGGCGGCATCGCAGTGGTTGCCCATCCCGGACGTTACCAATTCAGCGATCTTGAACTGGATATTTTCCTGAACGAGTTCAAGCGCCTGGGCGGAACCGCCGTGGAAGTCGTCACGGGCAGCCATACCATCGAAGAGTATGAACAATTCGCCAAGATCGCCAAGACCTACGGCCTGCTTGCTTCGCGCGGCTCGGACTTTCACGCGCCGGGCGAATCTCATGTCGATCTCGGCAAACTTCCCCCTCTGCCTGCGACACTGACGCCGATCTGGCACGATTGGCGGCTGTAA
- a CDS encoding alpha/beta fold hydrolase: protein MNPSRSEFITVRGLQYHIRHWGDASAPMLFMLHGWMDVAASFQFVVDCLQRDWHVIAPDWRGFGLTENADADCYWFPDYLGDLDAILDHYSPGRPVSLLGHSMGGNVACLYAGVRPARVAKLINLEGFGLPASNSEQAPGRYARWLDELRNPPTMRSYATQAEVAGRLQKTNPRLTDQRAAFLSEHWAKRNECGEWEILGDPAHKLTSPILYRVEEVLACWKAIAAPVLWVEADDTEAWRWMGPKETARIEIDRRIGFIRNIETATISDAGHMLHHDQPQALAELIERFLV, encoded by the coding sequence ATGAATCCTTCTCGCTCAGAATTTATCACGGTCCGAGGCCTTCAGTACCACATTCGCCACTGGGGAGATGCGTCTGCGCCGATGCTGTTCATGCTGCATGGCTGGATGGACGTGGCGGCCTCGTTCCAGTTCGTGGTTGATTGTCTGCAGCGCGACTGGCATGTGATCGCGCCCGATTGGCGCGGCTTCGGCTTGACGGAGAATGCGGATGCAGACTGCTACTGGTTTCCCGATTATCTTGGCGATCTGGATGCGATCCTGGACCACTATTCTCCCGGCCGGCCGGTGAGTCTTCTCGGCCACAGCATGGGCGGCAATGTGGCATGCCTCTACGCCGGGGTGCGTCCGGCTCGTGTTGCGAAGCTGATCAATCTGGAAGGTTTCGGCCTGCCCGCATCCAATTCAGAGCAAGCGCCGGGACGATACGCACGATGGCTGGATGAACTGCGCAACCCGCCGACTATGCGCAGCTACGCCACGCAGGCCGAGGTCGCCGGACGTCTGCAAAAAACGAATCCGCGCTTGACGGACCAGCGTGCAGCATTTCTATCCGAGCATTGGGCGAAGAGGAATGAATGCGGAGAATGGGAAATCCTCGGCGACCCGGCACACAAGCTGACGAGCCCGATTCTGTACCGCGTCGAGGAGGTGCTTGCGTGCTGGAAGGCCATTGCGGCACCGGTCTTGTGGGTCGAGGCAGATGACACCGAGGCGTGGCGCTGGATGGGACCGAAGGAAACGGCACGAATCGAGATTGACCGGCGCATCGGGTTTATTCGCAACATAGAGACCGCAACGATCAGCGATGCGGGACATATGCTGCATCATGACCAGCCGCAAGCCTTGGCCGAGCTGATTGAGCGTTTCCTTGTGTGA
- a CDS encoding acyl-CoA synthetase, translated as MTRADNKLAADRYDTLYSEFRWQVPASFNIAEACCARWAKDPSRVAIFHEDDAGHTGTLSYAELQIEANRLSNVLRALGVSRGDRIAIILPQRPETAIAHIACYQLGAVAMPMSILFGPDALEYRLQNSEAIVALVDQAGMQNLGEVRHACANLRHIIAIDCNDSDALDWHAALSGASADFQPVATRAIDPAVLIYTSGTTGAPKGALIPHSAIIGNLTGFVASQNWFPREGDVFWSPADWAWTGGLMDALLPSLYFGKPIVGYRGRFSADTAFYLLEKYGVTNTFLFPTALKMMMKAHPAPREKYALKLRAIMSAGEAVGDAVFNWCKSALGVIPNEMFGQTEMNYIVGNSAQQWPAKPGSMGRPYPGHRVAVIDDDGHVVKTGETGEVAVNRHDIHGHPDPVFFIEYWKNPEATRNKFTGDWCRTGDLALVDQDGYLWYQGRADDMFKAAGYRIGPSEIENCLVKHPYVINAAVVPKPDAERGNIVKAFVVLTPGALRSKEADDALIAELQAHVRGKLAPYEYPKEIEFIDELPMTTTGKVQRRILRLIEQEKAQNGR; from the coding sequence ATGACACGCGCAGACAACAAGCTCGCTGCCGACCGCTACGACACGCTGTACAGCGAATTCCGCTGGCAGGTGCCGGCATCCTTCAACATTGCCGAGGCATGCTGCGCACGCTGGGCAAAAGACCCATCGCGCGTGGCGATCTTCCATGAAGATGATGCCGGACACACCGGGACGCTGTCTTACGCGGAACTGCAGATCGAGGCGAATCGCCTGTCCAATGTGTTGCGTGCGCTGGGCGTCTCGCGTGGCGATCGAATCGCCATCATTCTTCCGCAAAGGCCGGAAACCGCCATCGCGCACATCGCCTGCTATCAACTTGGCGCGGTGGCAATGCCGATGTCGATCCTGTTCGGCCCGGATGCGCTGGAATATCGCCTGCAGAATAGCGAAGCGATCGTGGCACTGGTCGATCAAGCCGGGATGCAGAATCTCGGCGAGGTCCGCCACGCATGCGCCAATCTGCGACACATCATCGCGATCGATTGCAATGACAGCGATGCACTGGATTGGCACGCCGCATTGAGCGGTGCAAGTGCAGACTTTCAGCCCGTCGCCACACGCGCCATCGATCCCGCTGTGCTGATTTACACCAGCGGCACAACCGGCGCCCCGAAGGGCGCATTGATTCCACACTCCGCCATCATCGGCAATCTCACCGGCTTCGTCGCGTCACAGAACTGGTTTCCGCGTGAAGGCGATGTGTTCTGGTCGCCCGCCGACTGGGCGTGGACCGGAGGGTTGATGGATGCATTGCTGCCATCCCTGTATTTTGGCAAGCCGATTGTCGGATACCGCGGCCGCTTTTCAGCCGACACGGCCTTTTATCTACTCGAAAAATACGGCGTGACCAACACCTTCCTGTTTCCCACCGCGCTCAAGATGATGATGAAGGCGCATCCCGCACCGCGCGAAAAATACGCGCTCAAGCTGCGCGCCATCATGAGCGCGGGCGAAGCCGTGGGGGATGCGGTTTTCAACTGGTGCAAATCTGCGCTTGGCGTCATCCCGAACGAAATGTTCGGCCAGACCGAAATGAACTACATCGTCGGCAACAGCGCGCAGCAATGGCCCGCCAAACCGGGCAGCATGGGCCGGCCCTACCCCGGTCATCGCGTCGCGGTGATCGACGATGACGGACACGTGGTGAAAACCGGGGAAACGGGAGAGGTCGCCGTCAACCGCCACGACATTCACGGCCATCCCGATCCGGTGTTTTTCATCGAATACTGGAAGAATCCGGAAGCCACACGAAACAAGTTCACCGGCGACTGGTGCCGCACGGGCGATCTCGCCTTGGTCGACCAAGACGGATACCTCTGGTATCAGGGCCGTGCGGATGACATGTTCAAGGCTGCCGGCTATCGAATCGGCCCATCCGAAATCGAAAACTGCCTGGTCAAGCATCCGTATGTCATCAATGCCGCCGTGGTGCCGAAACCCGACGCCGAACGCGGCAATATCGTCAAGGCGTTTGTCGTCCTGACACCGGGCGCGCTGCGCAGCAAGGAAGCGGACGATGCACTGATCGCCGAACTGCAAGCGCATGTCAGGGGCAAGCTTGCCCCTTATGAATATCCCAAGGAAATCGAATTCATCGACGAGTTGCCGATGACCACGACAGGCAAGGTACAGCGCCGGATTCTGCGCCTCATTGAACAGGAAAAAGCGCAGAACGGGCGCTGA
- a CDS encoding ferritin-like domain-containing protein, protein MSASPDQDSISPLKELRGAALHWLCESDAIAKADGVTALAIAWQDGELSLRVDAALQADRPIPGRPSKPVLVAPLAVKRRSMRTEEGRAALIHALAHIEFNAINLALDAVWRFPCMPRDYYADWLRVAAEEALHFSMLTAHLQKYGFRYGDFTAHNSLWDMAEKTKDDVLARIALVPRTMEARGLDASPPVRAKLAQAGDMAAAEILDIILRDEIGHVAVGNRWYGWLCSERSLDPIETYAALAAQYKAPPLRGPFNLEAREAAGFSKAELAALTA, encoded by the coding sequence ATGAGCGCATCGCCCGATCAGGATTCCATTTCCCCTCTGAAAGAATTGCGCGGAGCCGCCTTGCACTGGCTCTGTGAATCGGATGCGATCGCCAAGGCGGATGGTGTCACCGCCTTGGCGATCGCATGGCAAGACGGCGAGTTGTCGCTGCGTGTTGATGCGGCACTGCAAGCCGATCGTCCGATTCCCGGCCGTCCGTCAAAGCCTGTGCTCGTCGCTCCTCTTGCAGTCAAACGTCGTTCGATGCGCACGGAGGAAGGGCGTGCGGCGTTGATCCATGCCTTGGCGCACATCGAGTTCAATGCGATCAATCTCGCGCTCGACGCGGTCTGGCGCTTTCCCTGCATGCCGCGTGACTACTATGCCGACTGGCTGCGTGTCGCGGCGGAGGAGGCCTTGCATTTTTCAATGCTGACGGCGCATCTGCAAAAATACGGTTTCCGCTATGGCGACTTCACGGCGCACAACAGCCTGTGGGACATGGCGGAGAAGACGAAGGATGACGTCCTCGCGCGGATTGCGCTGGTGCCGCGCACGATGGAAGCACGCGGGCTCGATGCGTCGCCGCCGGTGCGCGCAAAACTTGCGCAGGCCGGCGATATGGCTGCAGCCGAAATTCTCGACATCATCCTGCGCGATGAAATCGGTCATGTCGCCGTCGGCAACCGTTGGTATGGCTGGCTGTGCAGCGAACGGTCTCTGGATCCCATCGAAACCTATGCCGCGCTCGCGGCGCAATACAAGGCGCCGCCGTTGCGCGGGCCATTCAACCTGGAAGCGCGGGAGGCGGCGGGCTTCAGCAAGGCTGAGCTGGCAGCGTTGACTGCATGA
- a CDS encoding gamma carbonic anhydrase family protein gives MAIYQLGEHVPDIDSSAYIADSANVIGKAKIEANASVWFDVTIRGDNELITVGENSNLQEGCVLHTDPGFPLTVGRNVSVGHQAMLHGCTIGEGSLIGIQAVILNGARIGKNCLVGAGALVTEGKEFPDNSLIIGTPAKVVRMLNEEDIVRMQRNASNYVARGRLFKEQLKRIG, from the coding sequence ATGGCCATCTACCAATTGGGCGAACATGTTCCCGACATTGATTCGTCAGCGTACATTGCCGATTCCGCCAACGTGATCGGCAAGGCGAAGATTGAAGCGAATGCCAGCGTCTGGTTCGATGTGACGATTCGCGGCGATAACGAACTCATTACCGTCGGCGAGAACAGCAACCTGCAGGAAGGCTGCGTCCTGCATACCGATCCGGGCTTTCCACTCACGGTCGGCAGGAATGTCAGCGTGGGACATCAAGCCATGCTCCACGGCTGCACCATCGGCGAAGGTTCGCTGATCGGAATACAGGCAGTGATCCTGAACGGAGCGCGAATCGGCAAGAATTGCCTCGTCGGCGCGGGTGCGCTTGTCACCGAAGGCAAGGAATTCCCGGACAACTCGCTGATCATCGGCACCCCTGCCAAAGTCGTGCGCATGCTGAATGAGGAAGACATTGTCCGCATGCAGCGCAATGCGAGCAATTACGTGGCGCGCGGCCGGCTTTTCAAAGAACAACTGAAACGAATCGGATGA
- the hslO gene encoding Hsp33 family molecular chaperone HslO, with the protein MTMDTLQRFMFENASVRGELVEISETWRQVLARQNYPAPVKVLLGEMLAAAALLSANLKFNGALIMQIHGDGPVRLLVVECEAGLRMRATAKLAPDAVIDDTASLANLINTHGHGRFVITLDPLEKLPGQQPYQGIVPLTGDSVAQIIEGYMLRSEQLDTRMWLAADDNVSRGLLLQKLPKDGGTGASESDDLETWNRTVMLGSTVQRDELLKTDISTLMRRLFWEETIRVFDPQHPVFQCSCSREKVGNMLKMLGQEEVDSALAELGKLEIDCDFCGQHYEFDSVDCTQLFAAETASAGLQPPGDVRH; encoded by the coding sequence ATGACGATGGATACACTGCAAAGATTCATGTTCGAAAACGCCTCGGTGCGTGGCGAACTGGTTGAGATTTCCGAAACCTGGCGTCAGGTATTGGCACGGCAAAACTATCCCGCGCCAGTCAAGGTATTGCTGGGGGAAATGCTGGCGGCAGCGGCCCTTTTGTCCGCAAACCTGAAGTTCAATGGCGCCTTGATCATGCAAATTCATGGTGACGGCCCGGTACGGCTGCTGGTGGTCGAATGCGAGGCGGGGTTGCGCATGCGCGCCACGGCGAAACTGGCTCCGGATGCCGTCATCGACGACACTGCCAGCCTGGCGAATCTCATCAACACGCACGGCCACGGCCGTTTCGTCATCACGCTCGATCCGCTCGAGAAGCTGCCCGGCCAGCAGCCCTATCAGGGCATCGTGCCGCTGACGGGTGATTCGGTCGCGCAAATCATCGAAGGCTATATGTTGCGCTCCGAACAGCTTGATACCAGGATGTGGCTCGCCGCAGACGACAATGTGTCGCGCGGCCTGCTGCTGCAAAAATTGCCGAAGGACGGCGGTACCGGAGCATCCGAATCTGACGATCTGGAAACCTGGAACCGGACAGTCATGCTGGGTTCAACCGTACAACGAGACGAGTTGCTGAAGACCGACATCAGTACGCTGATGCGTCGATTGTTCTGGGAAGAAACCATACGCGTATTCGATCCGCAGCATCCTGTCTTTCAGTGCAGCTGTTCGCGCGAAAAGGTCGGCAACATGCTGAAGATGCTAGGCCAAGAAGAGGTTGATTCGGCGCTTGCGGAACTTGGAAAGCTGGAGATCGATTGCGACTTCTGCGGTCAGCACTATGAATTCGACAGTGTCGATTGCACGCAGTTATTTGCGGCAGAAACGGCGAGCGCAGGTTTGCAGCCGCCGGGAGATGTCCGGCATTGA
- the ftsB gene encoding cell division protein FtsB, giving the protein MRLITLGLAALLLLIQYPLWLGKGGWLRVWDLDNQVAAAQKKNDELKARNAKLNSEVRDLKEGTGAIEERARYELGMIKDGELFIQILEPNGKPALMSSSNPARKKD; this is encoded by the coding sequence ATGCGTCTGATCACACTTGGCCTTGCTGCATTGCTGCTGTTGATTCAGTACCCCTTGTGGCTGGGTAAGGGCGGTTGGCTGCGCGTATGGGATCTCGACAATCAGGTGGCCGCGGCGCAAAAGAAAAATGACGAACTCAAGGCGCGCAACGCCAAACTGAATTCCGAAGTCCGCGATCTCAAGGAAGGTACGGGTGCCATCGAAGAGCGTGCCCGCTATGAATTGGGCATGATCAAGGACGGCGAGCTTTTCATCCAGATACTGGAGCCAAACGGCAAGCCCGCCTTGATGTCGTCCTCAAATCCCGCTCGCAAGAAAGACTAG